A genomic segment from Deinococcus sp. YIM 77859 encodes:
- a CDS encoding cytochrome c: MPWVAIVCAAIMWIILLFLFNKETAPEPVVVDPAVVASINREWPTVGKAVFAANCAGCHGAQGQGGAGPALAGNEKIVKDPVYVHSTIVKGKGAMPAFTQLSEQEVYAVANYVLHSWGNNIEEPLTPATVAESQTKVDPEVLKNRSRFVPEDIKLPEIFLATFVMVLLTYGLIGLYSVWAEGQELHPGIHKTRSTPVAMLAMVVTLLLGLLFSVLFVRQMVADYAAWANQEMPNVAMEGFYAAMILFTIAVAIGLYKKFFMDGEVLVEDASGEFPW, translated from the coding sequence ATGCCCTGGGTCGCCATCGTATGCGCGGCCATTATGTGGATTATCCTGCTGTTCCTGTTCAACAAGGAAACGGCGCCGGAGCCCGTGGTGGTGGACCCGGCGGTGGTGGCGAGCATCAACCGCGAGTGGCCTACGGTCGGCAAGGCGGTGTTCGCCGCGAACTGTGCGGGTTGCCACGGCGCTCAGGGCCAGGGAGGTGCGGGTCCGGCGCTGGCAGGAAACGAAAAGATCGTCAAGGACCCGGTGTACGTCCACAGCACCATCGTCAAGGGCAAGGGGGCGATGCCGGCCTTTACGCAGCTCTCGGAGCAGGAAGTGTACGCCGTCGCCAACTACGTGCTGCACTCCTGGGGGAACAACATCGAAGAGCCGCTGACGCCCGCTACGGTGGCCGAGAGCCAGACCAAGGTGGACCCGGAGGTGCTCAAGAACCGGTCACGCTTTGTCCCCGAGGACATCAAGCTGCCTGAAATCTTCCTGGCCACCTTTGTGATGGTGCTGCTCACCTATGGCTTGATCGGCCTCTACAGCGTGTGGGCCGAAGGGCAAGAACTGCACCCGGGCATTCACAAGACGCGCTCGACGCCGGTGGCTATGCTGGCGATGGTGGTGACCCTGCTGCTGGGCCTGCTGTTTAGCGTGCTGTTCGTGCGGCAGATGGTGGCCGATTACGCGGCCTGGGCCAACCAGGAGATGCCCAACGTGGCGATGGAAGGCTTCTACGCGGCGATGATCCTCTTTACCATCGCTGTCGCTATTGGTCTCTACAAGAAGTTCTTCATGGACGGAGAGGTGCTCGTCGAGGACGCCAGCGGCGAGTTCCCCTGGTAA
- a CDS encoding serine hydrolase, translating into MTFDLQAELRARGYGGEVGILITDLAGRELYALQADRIFPAASTIKVPLLILALEEAQAGRLELGERVTLRAEDRVPGAGVLHELGAGLALTWEDLLTLMIVVSDNTATNLVMGRLGIERVNTWLEERKLVGTRLVGLLQLPPEQQNAAQRRGERNHTTPRDQAALLGALTRGELLDPAHTERALAILTRQQFRDLLGRHVPRDADGALLYRVASKSGELRGLHHDVGVLFTPRPLVAAVLSEGGLDPREHPDNRDTSVLAAVLWPLLATLGQVLPSRGGDI; encoded by the coding sequence ATGACCTTCGACCTACAGGCGGAGCTGCGCGCCCGGGGCTATGGGGGAGAGGTGGGCATCCTCATCACCGACCTTGCCGGCCGGGAACTGTACGCGCTGCAGGCGGACCGGATCTTTCCGGCGGCCAGCACCATCAAGGTGCCGCTGCTCATTCTGGCGCTGGAGGAGGCGCAGGCGGGACGGCTGGAGCTGGGTGAGCGCGTGACGCTGCGTGCCGAGGACCGAGTACCCGGGGCCGGCGTGCTGCACGAGCTTGGAGCGGGCTTGGCCCTCACCTGGGAGGACCTGCTCACGCTGATGATTGTCGTGAGCGACAACACGGCCACCAATCTCGTGATGGGGCGGCTGGGCATAGAGCGCGTCAACACCTGGCTGGAGGAGAGAAAGCTTGTGGGGACCCGGCTGGTCGGCCTGCTGCAACTGCCTCCCGAACAGCAGAACGCGGCGCAGCGCCGGGGCGAACGCAACCACACCACCCCTCGGGATCAGGCCGCGCTGCTGGGGGCACTCACGCGCGGAGAGCTGCTGGACCCGGCACATACCGAGCGGGCCCTGGCCATCCTCACACGGCAACAGTTTCGCGACCTGCTGGGACGGCACGTTCCGCGGGACGCGGATGGCGCACTGCTGTACCGCGTGGCCAGTAAAAGCGGTGAGCTGCGCGGCCTACACCACGATGTGGGTGTGCTGTTCACGCCGCGGCCCCTTGTCGCCGCTGTGTTGTCGGAGGGCGGCCTTGACCCCCGCGAGCATCCTGATAACCGGGATACCAGCGTACTGGCTGCGGTGCTGTGGCCCCTGCTGGCGACGCTAGGGCAGGTTCTGCCGAGCAGAGGCGGGGACATTTAA
- a CDS encoding response regulator transcription factor yields the protein MIRVLLVDDHALFRQGLRSLLESEGMRVIGEAANGREAIRYAAETHPDVILMDIQMPELDGVKATQNILEIDPQAKVIMITMYRQDRYVFEAVKAGARGYVLKDADSATLIDAIRRVAAGEALLDADLAQNVLDDFRDKREELPSEKHADLNERETMILKLLAQGFSNQDIALRLDISEKTVRNRLSEIFTKLQLNNRTQAALYAIREGIANLE from the coding sequence ATGATTCGCGTCCTGCTCGTCGATGACCACGCGCTGTTCCGCCAGGGGCTGCGCAGCCTGCTGGAGTCCGAGGGCATGCGCGTGATCGGCGAGGCTGCCAACGGGCGTGAGGCGATCCGCTACGCGGCCGAGACGCATCCCGACGTGATTCTGATGGATATCCAGATGCCGGAGCTCGACGGCGTCAAAGCGACCCAAAACATCCTGGAAATCGACCCACAGGCCAAGGTCATCATGATCACCATGTACCGCCAGGACCGGTACGTCTTCGAGGCGGTCAAGGCGGGCGCGCGTGGTTACGTCCTCAAGGATGCCGACTCGGCCACCCTGATCGACGCGATTCGCCGGGTCGCGGCGGGTGAGGCGCTGCTGGACGCCGACCTCGCGCAAAACGTTCTCGACGACTTCCGTGACAAGCGCGAGGAGCTGCCCAGCGAGAAGCACGCCGACCTCAACGAGCGCGAGACCATGATCCTCAAGCTGCTCGCTCAGGGCTTTTCCAACCAGGACATTGCCCTGCGGCTCGACATCAGCGAAAAGACCGTTCGGAACCGCCTCTCCGAAATCTTTACCAAGCTGCAACTCAATAACCGCACCCAGGCCGCTCTGTACGCCATCCGCGAGGGCATCGCTAACCTGGAGTAA
- a CDS encoding DMT family transporter translates to MSPHARGILLLVLVTALWGSTFAVVKELGELLTPSVLIAWRFLIASVALLPVLLLTRGGAPAPALSRPSRLLWRDGFILGAWLIAGYGTQTIALQTTSANRAAFFTALSVVLVPVWLTLAQRRRMPPALWLALPLAVAGLALLSWEGGALVIGDAWALACAVTYAGFIIALEGTAARHEALRFTFAQLLAVTLFAWGWALLAAPAGLWPPAAAWGPLLYLGVAATAVTTLLQTVGQRSVSAAEASLIYALEPVTATLFSFLLIGERVGLRGALGGLLVVAATVLSQRAGGEPHLEAPAPQAER, encoded by the coding sequence GTGTCTCCTCACGCCCGCGGCATTCTGCTTCTCGTTCTGGTGACGGCCCTATGGGGAAGTACCTTTGCCGTCGTCAAGGAATTGGGGGAGCTGCTGACCCCCAGTGTGTTGATCGCCTGGCGGTTCCTGATCGCCAGCGTGGCGCTGCTGCCCGTGCTGCTGCTCACCCGTGGGGGGGCACCTGCCCCGGCCCTGTCCCGCCCATCCCGACTCCTCTGGCGTGACGGGTTCATTCTGGGAGCCTGGCTGATCGCCGGGTACGGCACGCAAACCATCGCCCTCCAGACGACCTCGGCCAACCGTGCGGCCTTTTTCACGGCCCTGAGCGTGGTGCTTGTTCCTGTGTGGCTCACGCTCGCGCAGCGGCGGCGAATGCCCCCGGCCCTGTGGCTGGCATTGCCGCTCGCGGTGGCGGGCCTGGCCCTGCTCTCCTGGGAGGGAGGAGCCCTGGTGATCGGGGATGCCTGGGCGCTGGCCTGCGCGGTGACCTACGCGGGCTTCATCATCGCGCTGGAGGGCACGGCCGCTCGGCACGAGGCGCTGCGCTTTACCTTTGCGCAGCTGCTGGCCGTGACGCTCTTTGCCTGGGGATGGGCACTTCTGGCCGCTCCGGCTGGGCTCTGGCCGCCCGCTGCGGCCTGGGGTCCGCTGCTGTACCTGGGTGTGGCGGCCACAGCCGTGACCACGCTGCTTCAGACGGTCGGCCAGCGCAGCGTCAGCGCCGCCGAGGCCAGCCTGATCTACGCGCTGGAGCCGGTGACGGCCACGCTCTTTAGCTTTCTGTTGATCGGTGAGCGGGTGGGGTTGCGCGGCGCCCTGGGCGGGCTGCTGGTGGTGGCGGCAACGGTCCTCAGCCAGCGCGCAGGAGGTGAGCCGCACCTGGAAGCGCCCGCACCGCAGGCGGAGCGCTGA
- a CDS encoding DUF11 domain-containing protein, whose protein sequence is MSNSLNPANDIFNGSLTVGPTDGGTATGYTATTSPGVVGGLDFDTFDLSSRVSSGTTSLTATVDSASGELLMLYSAVLMATSTTADLGVIKSAPATQQGSGTLTYSITASNAGPQEAYNVVVSDPLPAGVTFVSASGGGSYDATNHRVTWTTGKFLANTSQTYTITVTVPNTAATYQNTVSISSGSFDPNAANNSAAVSTTVTPTPDLTLTKSGPAFARPSTVANSDPAAGPVVGATDSFISYTLTVNTANANATGTTTVTDTLPNGLSWTAAGNYTAGPGTWSCGISGQVITCTTTSTLTAGTPQTITLNRVRVAPGTAAGATFTNTATVRNPNEAASNINAGNTGTVTTRLVLTQVTKQVRTLPAGTFSNSAEVRPGDLLEYCIDTRNLGGADLANYVLSDTLNSNGYSLTNVTTDPAYGGKAIKWERRPASGSPTTGNYTAAAGDDAGTLTDSGLTVNLGTLVAGETVRTCFQVQVR, encoded by the coding sequence GTGAGTAATTCGCTCAACCCGGCCAACGACATCTTCAACGGGAGTCTCACGGTGGGGCCGACCGACGGCGGTACAGCAACTGGATACACAGCGACCACCAGTCCTGGTGTGGTGGGTGGACTGGATTTTGACACCTTCGACCTATCCAGCCGAGTTTCCAGCGGAACCACCTCACTGACTGCGACGGTGGACTCAGCGTCCGGCGAACTGCTCATGCTCTACAGCGCGGTCCTAATGGCCACCAGTACGACGGCTGACCTTGGTGTTATTAAGTCGGCTCCGGCCACTCAGCAGGGCTCAGGTACCCTGACCTATTCTATTACTGCAAGCAATGCGGGTCCCCAAGAGGCTTACAACGTCGTAGTCAGCGACCCATTGCCCGCAGGGGTGACTTTTGTGAGTGCAAGCGGGGGCGGCAGCTATGATGCGACCAACCACCGCGTAACCTGGACAACTGGCAAGTTTTTGGCGAATACATCCCAGACCTATACCATTACAGTAACTGTGCCTAATACGGCGGCCACCTATCAGAACACCGTCAGTATAAGCAGTGGTAGCTTTGACCCTAATGCGGCCAACAACAGTGCAGCGGTAAGCACTACTGTCACGCCTACCCCCGACCTCACCCTCACCAAGTCCGGCCCTGCCTTTGCTCGCCCCAGCACAGTGGCCAATTCGGACCCCGCTGCCGGTCCCGTTGTTGGTGCGACGGACAGCTTCATCAGCTACACGCTGACCGTGAACACGGCGAATGCCAATGCCACGGGAACCACCACCGTGACCGATACCCTCCCAAACGGTCTGAGCTGGACGGCCGCGGGTAACTACACCGCGGGGCCGGGCACCTGGAGTTGCGGGATTTCTGGACAGGTCATCACCTGCACAACGACCAGTACCCTCACCGCGGGCACGCCCCAGACCATCACCCTGAACCGGGTGCGGGTGGCTCCCGGCACAGCAGCGGGCGCGACCTTTACCAACACGGCGACCGTCCGTAACCCGAACGAGGCAGCGAGCAACATCAACGCGGGCAATACCGGAACAGTCACGACGCGCTTGGTGCTCACGCAGGTGACCAAACAGGTGCGAACCCTGCCCGCGGGTACCTTCAGTAACAGTGCGGAGGTGCGGCCCGGTGACCTGCTGGAATACTGCATCGACACCCGTAACCTGGGTGGCGCGGACCTGGCGAACTATGTCCTCAGCGATACGTTGAACAGCAATGGATACTCGCTGACCAACGTCACCACTGACCCTGCCTATGGCGGTAAGGCCATCAAGTGGGAGCGCAGGCCGGCCAGCGGTTCTCCAACGACGGGGAACTACACCGCTGCTGCCGGAGACGACGCCGGAACTCTGACCGACAGCGGCCTGACCGTCAACCTCGGTACCCTCGTTGCCGGGGAAACAGTGCGGACCTGTTTTCAGGTGCAAGTGAGGTAG
- a CDS encoding DUF11 domain-containing protein, translating to MKSLLPLLSHLLVTAGLLVCGAALAQTPAGTELTNQATATFEPPTPGDPTTAVSNVVRTVVQAVCAVSVTPNGSVAAPGQRAALLPGERAVFRYTAVNAGNQTFGISVAARTEAGSTLTPATQVYADRNGNGTPDPGEASAAVTLPAGGRADLLLVVETRSGDQGSAWVNLVAGCPGGDNDDNNVSRVDVGPPPRLTVQKAFQPALLRPGDETTVTVTTRNAGGGESREVMLTDPLEGQLAQGLVFVPGSAQSSAGVVEYTGDGVAWQETEPAGVRGVRVRVNSLAPGEELTLRFRMRATEQAENQTVLNVATATTGGQNTQGRASAEVRYQPGVALGPVGLPEAPEHTAADTQTRSFAVVGQAVCFDHTLKNTGDVRDTFTLRVTYPQGQAQARLYGGNGAALPQPLPLDPGQTALVRVCYEAAQPGALEALLTVSGARGTSNTTRDLVQGIEAGLPELVKTVSPAPTRSVAQGETLTYTLKVRNPYTRPLTAVSVRDSLPPHVDFVAASEGGAVSGVPGAEEVTWPAFTLAPGETRAFTVTARVSLRATDGETLKNVFQMASAELPTPLLSNEVASPVWSAALVVRKTVSLAQAVPGDRLTYTLRIQNLSATTAIESAVVTDTPASGLSYLPGTSTLAGKLLADPSIADGVLRWQLGAIPAGGTLELTYQARITPEASGELVNRVEVVGVGAGGAVRAITSNVATAVTRLNLGAFAPLGDILGTVFVDRNHNGLFDAEVDTPVERARLLLAGGRLALTDAAGRYHFANVPFGTYALRLDPHSTPYLPLDVPRDGGLPGTPTVQVRGLTGVDFPLAPLEGDVTAQRRTVLVTRGVRIEKTVQASGQDYRVTLRISTPVAVPECELQDPLPLGARLQEGRNSLKGTLPAGETILTYRFAYAGEPGTAVTDPVLRGRN from the coding sequence TTGAAGTCCCTCCTGCCCCTCCTGTCCCACCTGTTGGTCACCGCTGGGCTGCTCGTCTGCGGCGCGGCCCTGGCCCAGACCCCGGCCGGGACCGAGCTCACCAACCAGGCGACGGCTACCTTCGAGCCCCCGACCCCCGGTGACCCCACCACGGCCGTCTCCAACGTGGTCCGGACCGTGGTGCAGGCCGTGTGTGCCGTGAGCGTGACTCCTAACGGCAGCGTGGCCGCGCCCGGACAGCGTGCGGCGCTGCTGCCCGGTGAGCGGGCGGTTTTCCGCTACACGGCGGTAAACGCGGGGAACCAGACCTTTGGGATCTCCGTTGCAGCCCGCACGGAAGCGGGAAGCACCTTGACGCCCGCCACGCAGGTGTACGCCGACCGCAACGGCAACGGGACGCCCGATCCGGGAGAGGCGAGCGCCGCGGTGACGCTGCCTGCGGGTGGCCGGGCGGACCTGTTGCTGGTGGTAGAAACCCGCAGCGGCGACCAGGGAAGCGCCTGGGTGAACCTGGTGGCGGGCTGCCCCGGCGGGGACAACGACGACAACAACGTGAGCCGCGTGGACGTGGGGCCCCCTCCGCGCCTGACGGTGCAAAAGGCCTTTCAGCCTGCCCTGCTGCGCCCCGGGGACGAGACGACCGTGACCGTCACCACCCGCAACGCGGGGGGAGGCGAGAGCCGCGAGGTCATGCTGACTGACCCGCTCGAGGGGCAGCTCGCGCAGGGCCTGGTGTTCGTGCCGGGAAGCGCGCAGAGCAGCGCCGGTGTGGTCGAGTACACCGGAGACGGCGTGGCGTGGCAGGAAACGGAACCCGCAGGGGTGCGCGGCGTGCGGGTGCGGGTAAATAGCCTTGCGCCGGGGGAGGAACTCACCCTGCGGTTTCGCATGCGCGCCACCGAGCAGGCCGAGAACCAAACGGTGCTCAATGTGGCGACCGCGACCACCGGTGGGCAGAACACGCAGGGGCGGGCAAGCGCCGAGGTGCGCTATCAGCCTGGGGTTGCCCTTGGTCCGGTGGGCCTGCCCGAGGCTCCCGAGCACACGGCGGCCGACACCCAGACCCGTTCCTTCGCGGTGGTGGGCCAAGCGGTATGCTTTGACCACACCCTTAAAAACACCGGGGACGTGCGCGACACCTTTACCCTTCGTGTGACGTACCCGCAGGGCCAGGCCCAGGCCCGGCTGTACGGCGGGAACGGCGCTGCCCTCCCCCAGCCGCTTCCCCTTGACCCCGGCCAAACGGCGCTGGTCCGGGTCTGTTACGAGGCGGCGCAGCCCGGAGCCCTGGAGGCCCTACTCACGGTCAGTGGGGCACGCGGCACGAGCAACACCACCCGTGACCTCGTGCAGGGAATCGAGGCGGGCCTGCCCGAACTCGTGAAGACCGTATCGCCCGCACCGACCCGGAGTGTGGCCCAGGGCGAGACGCTGACCTACACCCTCAAGGTGCGGAACCCCTATACCCGGCCCCTGACGGCTGTCAGCGTTCGTGATTCCCTTCCGCCCCACGTGGACTTTGTGGCGGCATCAGAGGGCGGTGCGGTGAGCGGTGTTCCCGGAGCGGAGGAGGTGACCTGGCCCGCCTTTACCCTCGCACCGGGCGAAACGCGCGCCTTTACCGTTACCGCGCGGGTCAGCCTCCGTGCCACCGATGGTGAGACCCTGAAGAACGTCTTCCAGATGGCCTCGGCGGAGCTCCCCACGCCGCTTCTTAGCAACGAGGTCGCCAGCCCGGTATGGAGTGCCGCTCTGGTGGTCCGCAAGACCGTGAGCCTCGCCCAGGCGGTGCCCGGAGACCGCCTTACCTATACGCTGCGGATTCAAAACCTCTCCGCCACCACCGCCATCGAGAGCGCCGTGGTGACCGATACCCCGGCGAGCGGCCTGAGTTACCTCCCCGGCACCAGCACGCTGGCTGGGAAGCTCCTCGCTGATCCGTCTATCGCAGATGGCGTGCTGCGGTGGCAGCTCGGGGCGATTCCTGCGGGTGGAACCCTCGAACTCACCTACCAGGCCCGGATTACCCCCGAGGCCAGCGGCGAACTCGTGAACCGTGTGGAGGTCGTTGGGGTTGGGGCGGGTGGAGCGGTGCGGGCGATCACCAGCAACGTGGCGACCGCCGTGACCCGCCTGAACCTGGGTGCGTTCGCGCCGCTGGGGGACATCCTGGGAACGGTGTTTGTGGACCGGAACCACAACGGTCTTTTCGACGCAGAGGTCGACACACCGGTCGAACGTGCTCGGCTCCTGCTCGCGGGCGGGCGCCTCGCGCTCACCGACGCGGCGGGCCGCTACCACTTCGCCAACGTGCCCTTTGGGACGTACGCGCTGCGCCTGGACCCCCACTCGACGCCCTACCTTCCCTTGGACGTGCCGCGAGACGGCGGGCTTCCCGGCACGCCGACCGTGCAGGTGCGCGGCCTGACTGGGGTGGACTTCCCGCTGGCCCCGCTTGAAGGGGACGTGACGGCGCAGCGCCGGACGGTGCTCGTCACGCGGGGGGTCAGGATCGAAAAGACGGTGCAGGCCAGCGGTCAAGACTACCGGGTCACCCTTCGCATCAGCACCCCGGTGGCCGTTCCCGAGTGCGAGCTGCAAGACCCCCTGCCGCTGGGTGCGCGCCTGCAAGAAGGCCGCAACAGCCTTAAGGGTACGCTCCCGGCGGGTGAAACCATCCTGACCTACCGCTTTGCCTACGCCGGGGAACCGGGCACCGCCGTGACCGACCCTGTCCTCCGTGGGAGAAACTGA
- a CDS encoding DUF11 domain-containing protein: MQARAPLLLLALSGAAMAQSASPLVLHAAQALLQTVTVGGKVTEKRVADPASVRPGDILAQTVTARNVSARALGNVAVKLPVPPNMVYLAPDGPTPEGVRTEYSIDGGKTFAPAPLKKKVTVTENGKAVTREVEVRPSEYQAVRWTIPLLPAGAEKTLGFRVQVK; the protein is encoded by the coding sequence ATGCAAGCCCGTGCCCCCCTCCTGCTGCTTGCCCTCTCCGGTGCGGCCATGGCTCAGAGCGCCTCTCCACTTGTGCTGCATGCCGCACAGGCGCTTCTCCAGACCGTCACGGTCGGCGGCAAGGTCACCGAAAAGCGCGTAGCGGATCCGGCCAGTGTTCGCCCCGGCGACATTTTGGCTCAGACGGTCACTGCGCGCAACGTTTCGGCCCGTGCGCTGGGCAACGTCGCCGTCAAGCTGCCCGTGCCCCCCAACATGGTCTACCTCGCGCCCGATGGCCCCACCCCCGAAGGCGTCCGCACCGAGTACTCCATCGACGGAGGCAAGACCTTTGCCCCCGCTCCCCTGAAGAAGAAAGTCACTGTGACCGAAAACGGCAAGGCCGTGACCCGCGAGGTCGAGGTGCGGCCGAGCGAGTACCAGGCGGTTCGCTGGACCATTCCGCTGCTTCCCGCCGGGGCCGAGAAGACCCTCGGTTTCCGCGTGCAGGTGAAGTGA
- a CDS encoding VWA domain-containing protein — translation MARVTRYSKFEGELDELDSSELMQMIQEALLGKGMNDPYDPDPNARPSMDDLFDAILEALAERGMIPEEQLLEALQAEDVRQTALGQQIERLMDRLQQDGFIRKEFDDQEGPGGQGQGGEARFQLTDKSIDFLGYKSLRDLMGGLGRSSAGAHDTREYASGVEMTGELKNYEFGDTLNLDTTATLGNVLSKGFEHLEESDLVIRQAEYNSSAATVVLLDCSHSMILYGEDRFTPAKQVALALAHLIRTQYPGDSVKFVLFHDSAEEVPVSKLAQAQIGPYHTNTAGGLRLAQQLLKRENKDMKQIVMITDGKPSALTLPDGRIYKNAYGLDPYVLGATLREVANCRRSGIQVNTFMLARDPELVGFVRRVTEMTKGKAYFTTPYNIGQYVLMDFMTNKTKLVN, via the coding sequence ATGGCGCGTGTCACGCGGTACAGCAAGTTCGAGGGCGAACTCGACGAGCTCGATTCGAGCGAGCTGATGCAGATGATCCAAGAAGCCCTGCTGGGCAAGGGGATGAATGACCCCTACGACCCCGACCCGAATGCCCGGCCCTCCATGGACGACCTGTTTGACGCCATCCTGGAAGCCCTGGCCGAGCGGGGCATGATTCCCGAAGAGCAGTTGCTCGAAGCGCTGCAGGCGGAGGACGTGCGGCAAACGGCCCTGGGCCAGCAGATCGAGCGCCTGATGGACCGGCTGCAGCAAGACGGCTTTATCCGCAAGGAATTCGACGACCAGGAGGGGCCGGGTGGCCAGGGCCAAGGCGGCGAGGCGCGGTTCCAGCTCACCGACAAAAGCATCGACTTTCTGGGCTACAAGAGCCTACGCGACCTGATGGGCGGGTTGGGGAGAAGCAGCGCGGGCGCGCACGACACCCGCGAGTATGCCTCGGGCGTCGAGATGACCGGCGAGCTAAAGAACTACGAGTTCGGTGACACGCTGAACCTCGACACGACCGCCACCCTGGGCAACGTGTTGAGTAAAGGCTTCGAGCACCTGGAGGAATCCGACCTGGTGATTCGGCAGGCGGAATACAACTCCTCGGCGGCGACGGTCGTGCTGCTCGACTGCTCACACTCCATGATTCTGTACGGCGAGGACCGGTTTACACCCGCCAAGCAGGTGGCCCTCGCCCTCGCGCACCTCATCCGCACCCAGTATCCCGGCGATAGCGTCAAATTCGTGCTGTTCCACGACTCTGCCGAGGAGGTGCCGGTCTCCAAGCTCGCGCAGGCCCAGATTGGCCCCTACCACACCAACACCGCGGGCGGCCTCCGCCTCGCGCAGCAGCTCCTCAAGCGCGAGAACAAGGACATGAAGCAGATCGTGATGATCACCGACGGCAAGCCGTCCGCCCTCACGCTGCCCGATGGCCGCATCTACAAGAACGCGTACGGCCTCGATCCCTACGTGCTCGGCGCGACCCTGCGTGAGGTCGCCAACTGCCGAAGAAGCGGCATCCAGGTCAACACCTTCATGCTCGCCCGTGACCCCGAACTCGTCGGCTTCGTGCGGCGGGTGACCGAGATGACCAAGGGCAAGGCGTACTTCACCACGCCGTACAACATCGGCCAGTACGTGCTGATGGACTTCATGACGAACAAGACGAAGCTGGTGAATTAG
- a CDS encoding radical SAM protein, producing the protein MTAAEQLEQQTEVFPAPIKTVEPGSPAERAGVQPGDLLIRVNGQPVTDVLAYRHRLSQGRATLEISRPVARPTVLSGVLGVAQDHHRLAYDPAAPTFTFEVEWEDPGLDFEEVLFDGIKKCANKCDFCYVHQMPRGFRKSLYIMDDDYRLSFLYGSFVTLTNLTEGDINRILDENLSPLYVSVHTANQELRQDLMKWWKLKVKDPQAVQIRTMIERLEPIDLYTQIVLVPGRNDREHLDETIEYLASRPNVISAAVVPIGLTGHRRNLPDVRTFTREEAQDTLARLNRWRRKFLRERGTRFVFPSDEFYLLAGEPLPSEEEYEGFPMLENGVGMIRDFLSEEPSELPAALPAPRRVILGTGLLFAESLDRAVEPLRQIGGLEVEVRAIENRTFGRVTTVAGLLTGRCFRQAIQPGEADLLIVPPTTLRYGTELMLDDTSLSDLRAEFRMDVRAGGATLGELARVILEGVQSSGHQWGMSAHAVKEGRGQA; encoded by the coding sequence GTGACCGCAGCCGAACAGCTTGAACAACAGACCGAGGTCTTTCCCGCACCCATCAAAACCGTAGAGCCGGGCAGTCCCGCTGAACGGGCAGGTGTGCAGCCCGGTGACCTGCTGATCCGCGTCAATGGCCAACCTGTGACGGACGTGCTCGCCTACCGCCACCGCCTCTCACAGGGGCGGGCAACGCTGGAGATCAGTCGCCCGGTGGCGCGGCCCACGGTCCTGAGCGGGGTGCTCGGGGTGGCGCAGGATCACCACCGCCTCGCCTACGACCCAGCGGCCCCCACCTTCACCTTTGAGGTGGAGTGGGAAGACCCCGGGCTGGACTTCGAGGAAGTGCTTTTTGACGGCATCAAGAAGTGCGCCAACAAATGCGACTTCTGCTACGTCCACCAGATGCCGCGCGGCTTTCGCAAGAGCCTGTACATCATGGACGACGACTACCGGCTGTCGTTCCTGTACGGCTCCTTTGTGACCCTTACCAATCTGACTGAAGGTGACATCAACCGGATTCTGGACGAGAACCTTTCGCCCCTGTACGTGTCGGTCCACACGGCCAACCAGGAACTGCGCCAGGATCTGATGAAGTGGTGGAAACTCAAGGTCAAGGACCCGCAGGCGGTGCAGATTCGCACCATGATCGAGCGGCTCGAGCCCATTGACCTCTACACCCAGATCGTGCTTGTTCCTGGGCGCAACGACCGCGAACACCTCGATGAGACGATCGAGTATCTGGCCAGCCGTCCCAATGTGATCTCGGCGGCTGTGGTCCCCATCGGGTTGACCGGACACCGCCGGAACCTGCCTGACGTGCGAACGTTTACGCGGGAGGAGGCGCAAGATACGCTGGCACGCCTGAACCGCTGGCGCCGGAAATTCCTGAGAGAGCGCGGGACTCGGTTCGTGTTCCCCTCCGACGAGTTCTACCTGCTTGCCGGCGAACCGCTGCCCAGCGAGGAGGAATACGAGGGCTTTCCCATGCTGGAAAACGGTGTGGGCATGATCCGCGACTTCCTCAGCGAGGAACCCTCCGAGCTGCCCGCCGCGCTTCCTGCGCCGCGCCGCGTGATCCTGGGGACCGGTCTGCTCTTTGCCGAATCGCTGGACCGAGCGGTAGAACCCCTGCGGCAGATCGGAGGGCTGGAGGTGGAGGTGCGGGCCATCGAGAACAGGACGTTTGGCCGCGTGACCACCGTGGCAGGGCTGCTGACCGGGCGCTGCTTTCGGCAGGCCATCCAGCCCGGCGAGGCTGACCTGCTCATCGTTCCGCCCACCACGCTGCGCTACGGCACCGAGCTGATGCTGGACGACACCAGCCTGAGTGACCTGCGCGCAGAATTCCGCATGGACGTGCGGGCGGGCGGTGCGACCCTGGGTGAACTCGCCCGCGTCATTCTGGAGGGCGTTCAGAGTAGCGGCCACCAGTGGGGCATGAGTGCGCACGCGGTCAAGGAGGGGCGCGGGCAGGCCTGA